From a single Maylandia zebra isolate NMK-2024a linkage group LG3, Mzebra_GT3a, whole genome shotgun sequence genomic region:
- the LOC143416800 gene encoding uncharacterized protein LOC143416800, whose product MICRILLLIILTSCVSGSFVVNVTQTCYQAEENHNITLEWTFTTKPDRSWIYIFIICYLINAHKDSVLYHVHEGVEVSESQDEKFSGRVQSDKDALREGRIRLQLSRLRTDDSGRYRCEVETDYGNNLQECQLSVTGLKVSTKPERKPEASKATSQGRIRVLLLLCGFFFTLCL is encoded by the exons ATGATCTGCAGGATCCTGctgctcatcatcctcaccTCGTGTGTCTCTG GATCATTTGTAGTCAATGTGACACAGACCTGCTATCAGGCAGAGGAGAACCACAACATCACACTGGAGTGGACGTTCACCACCAAACCTGACAGATCCTGGATCTACATTTTCATCATCTGTTACCTGATAAATGCTCATAAAGATTCAGTCCTGTATCACGTTCATGAAGGTGTTGAGGTGTCAGAGTCTCAGGATGAAAAGTTTTCAGGACGAGTCCAGAGTGACAAAGACGCCCTCAGAGAAGGACGAATCAGACTGCAGCTGTCCAGACTCAGGACTGATGACTCGGGTCGGTACAGATGTGAAGTGGAGACAGATTATGGAAACAACCTCCAGGAATGTCAACTCAGCGTCACTG GGCTAAAGGTCAGTACTAAACCTGAGAGAAAACCAGAGGCATCAAAAGCAACAAGTCAAGGCAGGATCAGAGTGTTGCTGCTTCTCTGCGGGTTTTTCTTCACTCTGTGTCTCTAA